A portion of the Haemorhous mexicanus isolate bHaeMex1 chromosome 3, bHaeMex1.pri, whole genome shotgun sequence genome contains these proteins:
- the TSTD3 gene encoding thiosulfate sulfurtransferase/rhodanese-like domain-containing protein 3 isoform X1, whose amino-acid sequence MSCGCKGTVTVVKVVQASAKITFSPRRYTQRLGFFKFDLASKFLISVSSPSLWYFQASPQFGLAGRIYPAQAMQGKCWMYRGRRRCLCDLAGAARGHLGVAPLRGPAATEAAGPRPCGEGGVSSLPAGLGWAGRARLGGRHRRGAGMGLGGWWRAARALRAAGGGWSRAAAPGLPCRSLCTAAAPNQELSYQELKDLKKANVLHIDVRERWEIDRFGKIPESINIPLGELMEALQMDPTEFKEQYNQTMPSKSDPVVFSCLAGTRSKQALGFAMSLGFSRVQQYAGGFDDWVKHEPPEKK is encoded by the exons ATGTCCTGTGGCTGtaaggggacagtgacagtggtgAAAGTGGTGCAGGCCAGTGCTAAAATCACTTTTTCTCCTCGACGTTACACCCAGaggctgggattttttaaatttgatttggCATCAAAATTCCTCATCTCTGTTTCATCTCCCAGCCTTTGGTACTTTCAGGCATCTCCACAGTTTGGGCTGGCTGGTAGAATTTACCCTGCCCAGGCAATGCAGGGTAAATGTTGGATGTACCGAGGCCGGAGGCGGTGTCTGTGTGACCTGGCAGGTGCCGCGCGTGGCCACCTCGGCGTCGCTCCCCTGCGCGGGCCAGCGGCGACCGAGGCTGCGGGCCCCCGCCCCTGCGGAGAAGGCGGTGTCTCCTCCCTgccggcggggctgggctgggctggccggGCCCGGCTGGGCGGCCGCCATCGCCGGGGAGCCGGGATGGGGCTCGGGGGCTGGTGGCGGGCGGCGCGGGCCctgcgggcggcgggcggcggctgGAGCCGGGCGGCAGCGCCCg GCCTCCCCTGCCGCAGCCTGTGCACCGCCGCGGCGCCGAATCAGGAGCTCTCCTACCAGGAGCTCAAAGACTTGAAGAAGGCCAACGTCCTTCACATTGATGTGCGGGAGAGGTGGGAGATCGACAGGTTTGGAAAAATCCCGGAGTCCATCAATATACCCC TGGGTGAATTAATGGAAGCTCTACAAATGGACCCCACGGAGTTCAAGGAGCAGTATAATCAAACTATGCCATCCAAGTCAGACCCTGTGGTTTTCTCCTGTTTGGCAGGAACAAGAAGTAAACAAGCACTTGGTTTTGCCATGTCCTTGGGTTTCAGTAG AGTTCAGCAGTATGCTGGTGGCTTTGATGACTGGGTAAAACATGAACCTccagaaaagaaatga
- the TSTD3 gene encoding thiosulfate sulfurtransferase/rhodanese-like domain-containing protein 3 isoform X2, producing MSCGCKGTVTVVKVVQASAKITFSPRRYTQRLGFFKFDLASKFLISVSSPSLWYFQASPQFGLAGRIYPAQAMQGKCWMYRGRRRCLCDLAGAARGHLGVAPLRGPAATEAAGPRPCGEGGVSSLPAGLGWAGRARLGGRHRRGAGMGLGGWWRAARALRAAGGGWSRAAAPGLPCRSLCTAAAPNQELSYQELKDLKKANVLHIDVRERWEIDRFGKIPESINIPLGELMEALQMDPTEFKEQYNQTMPSKSDPVVFSCLAGTRSKQALGFAMSLGFKFSSMLVALMTG from the exons ATGTCCTGTGGCTGtaaggggacagtgacagtggtgAAAGTGGTGCAGGCCAGTGCTAAAATCACTTTTTCTCCTCGACGTTACACCCAGaggctgggattttttaaatttgatttggCATCAAAATTCCTCATCTCTGTTTCATCTCCCAGCCTTTGGTACTTTCAGGCATCTCCACAGTTTGGGCTGGCTGGTAGAATTTACCCTGCCCAGGCAATGCAGGGTAAATGTTGGATGTACCGAGGCCGGAGGCGGTGTCTGTGTGACCTGGCAGGTGCCGCGCGTGGCCACCTCGGCGTCGCTCCCCTGCGCGGGCCAGCGGCGACCGAGGCTGCGGGCCCCCGCCCCTGCGGAGAAGGCGGTGTCTCCTCCCTgccggcggggctgggctgggctggccggGCCCGGCTGGGCGGCCGCCATCGCCGGGGAGCCGGGATGGGGCTCGGGGGCTGGTGGCGGGCGGCGCGGGCCctgcgggcggcgggcggcggctgGAGCCGGGCGGCAGCGCCCg GCCTCCCCTGCCGCAGCCTGTGCACCGCCGCGGCGCCGAATCAGGAGCTCTCCTACCAGGAGCTCAAAGACTTGAAGAAGGCCAACGTCCTTCACATTGATGTGCGGGAGAGGTGGGAGATCGACAGGTTTGGAAAAATCCCGGAGTCCATCAATATACCCC TGGGTGAATTAATGGAAGCTCTACAAATGGACCCCACGGAGTTCAAGGAGCAGTATAATCAAACTATGCCATCCAAGTCAGACCCTGTGGTTTTCTCCTGTTTGGCAGGAACAAGAAGTAAACAAGCACTTGGTTTTGCCATGTCCTTGGGTTTCA AGTTCAGCAGTATGCTGGTGGCTTTGATGACTGGGTAA